The Micropterus dolomieu isolate WLL.071019.BEF.003 ecotype Adirondacks unplaced genomic scaffold, ASM2129224v1 scaffold_36, whole genome shotgun sequence region TGGAGGACTCTCTCAGGTAAACAAGGCGTCCATCAGGCAGTCAGCCGAAAGATGGTGATTGGTTGATCATCATGAAGAGTcgacatgaaaaaaataataaatcccgACCCCATACTGACAGACCGACCATGTGACCCCGTTAGCGACCCTGTGACTGGTAGTCGTCGGTAACCTACTCTTTGACTTCTTGGCGGCGTACTCTGCCAGACGTGCCTCTTTCAGCCTGGCGGCCTCTGCGTCTTCCTGCCAGACAAATCCCAGGGACAATGTAAACACACTGAAACTGAATGAATCAACATCTTTGACGCCACTGTGACATCACCACGGCCTCACCTCCTCGTCGGAGCCGAACAGGTCGATGTcatcgtcgtcctcctccttgGAAGCGGGGGCGGAGCCGGCGGTGGCGTCGGCCACACTCGCGGGGCCGTACTGACCCAGGGGCTTCTTCACACCTGGAAGACTGACAACAGGAGGAGGCGGGGCTTACTTCACTGGCGTCCCACACCCGCGCACCCCTACACCCTGATGACGTCAGCGTCCTCACCTGTTCTTCTGGTTCTGGTACGACTTGATGTGGTTGAACCAGCGGAGGGCGTGGCACAGGTCAGCCGAGGGGGGCGACGAGATCGCCTCGAAGACCGCCACGTCGGCCTGAGAGGGGACGTACCTGAGGACGCAGACACCTCATTAGCATATGTTCAACACGCCTGCGAGTCTGAAGAAAGGGCAAGATAATAAAAGTTAACAGTTCAGTTCTGAGAGTCCGACATTAAACCTCCGGCGGTCCTGAACCCGTTACGGTCCCTGACAGGCTTGTTTGTTCGCCGTGGTAACGCGACCTCCCCACTCAGAACCCACTTGAGGACAGGGACTACGTGCTTCCTACATATACCAACACAGCGAGGGGTTCCTGACCTGTTCCTGTCTGCGGTGTGGCCCCCCTAGACCCCTGGCTCCCACCTGTGGCCCCCCTAGACCCCGGACCCCACAGCTACCTGGAAAAACCCCCCGGGCCGGGAAGCTCCTGCTCAGGCCACGTGTCGGCGGCACGCGACCGATTGCTGCTTATTAACGACTCCGCGGTTTCATTCAGCTCCTATAACCTCACGTGACACACCGGGGACGTGCACGCGCAGCAGTAAAATAAGAGTTGAGCACGTTAGCGCCACGCGGCTCCGAGCTAGCTCACGGTAGCATGGAGCTACTGCTCCACGTCAGACTCTCCGGAGGCTTAAGTCCTGAAACTGATCTAGAGTCCGGTCTAACCCTCGTGCCGCCGCTCGGCCCTCTGTCAGGGTGAACCGCGGACATTTTACGGCGTCACGTGGGTTCATTTTCACGTTTAAACTTtctgctaacagctaacagtTAGCCCCGGTTAGCTCAGACAGAGCCAAGATGGCGGCCTGCAGCGGCCCGTCTCTGAGCGGCTCCTACCGAGTCTCTACCGAGTCTCTACCGAGTCTCTACCGTGTTTCTACTGTGTTTCTACTGACCCCTCTATGTAGCTGCGCTCCGACAGGAAGTCGTTGAGCACCGCGAGGCCGGAGGCCGATCTCAGGTCACCGAAgcccatgatgatgatgaagaagagcCGGAGGAGCgagaagaaggaggaaggaggCGGCAGGAGGCGGCTTTATACCCGGAGACAGACCCCTCCTCACCGGACaccgctcctcctcctgcccgccgacctggaggaggagcaggaggaggaggaaggctcAGAGATTAACTACAGCAAATATTATCACAGGAAATTACAAATAATTAAAGTAAAAGgattaatttataaattaaactgaTTTACTGTCGTAAAGCAGGaatgtttatttt contains the following coding sequences:
- the eef1b2 gene encoding elongation factor 1-beta gives rise to the protein MGFGDLRSASGLAVLNDFLSERSYIEGYVPSQADVAVFEAISSPPSADLCHALRWFNHIKSYQNQKNSLPGVKKPLGQYGPASVADATAGSAPASKEEDDDDIDLFGSDEEEDAEAARLKEARLAEYAAKKSKKPALIAKSSILLDVKPWDDETDMAKLEECVRSIQMDGLVWGQSKLVPVGYGIKKLQIGCVVEDDKVGTDILEEHITAFEDFVQSMDVAAFNKI